From the genome of Variovorax sp. RA8, one region includes:
- a CDS encoding LLM class oxidoreductase encodes MLKVNPVATVDEAPGFRRMFRPGRLTLGVFFPIEAFTGDEPSMRDQERLAQRAQALGYAALWVRDVPLRDPSFGDLGQIHDPWVYLGWIAAHTRTIALATGSIVLPLRHPLHVAKAAASVDQLSGGRLVLGVASGDRPVEFPAFGVDIERRAVLFREYFEVIRSVLEREYPTFTSTAGVLTANADLVPKPFGRLPMLVTGSSGQPLPWIAGHADGWITYPRGIDRQAETVERWRGEVNAARPGAFKPFVQSLYVDLADDPHLPPTPIHLGFRAGQHFLLRFLDSLRVVGVNHVILNFKYGARPASEVLEEIGTEVLPPLAYAQGDKPVGGELEPSDAEVDDDTLARQH; translated from the coding sequence ATGCTGAAAGTCAATCCGGTGGCCACCGTCGACGAAGCGCCAGGCTTTCGTCGCATGTTCCGCCCGGGCCGCCTCACCCTCGGCGTCTTCTTCCCCATCGAAGCCTTTACGGGCGATGAGCCGTCGATGCGCGACCAGGAGCGACTTGCGCAGCGCGCCCAGGCGCTCGGCTACGCCGCCCTGTGGGTGCGCGACGTGCCGCTGCGCGATCCGAGCTTCGGCGACCTCGGCCAGATCCACGATCCCTGGGTGTACCTCGGCTGGATCGCGGCACACACGCGAACGATTGCGCTGGCCACCGGCTCCATCGTGCTGCCGCTGCGGCACCCGCTGCATGTGGCCAAGGCCGCTGCCTCGGTCGACCAGCTGTCGGGCGGCCGGCTGGTGCTGGGGGTGGCGTCGGGCGACCGGCCGGTGGAGTTCCCGGCCTTCGGCGTCGACATTGAACGGCGCGCCGTCCTGTTCCGCGAATACTTCGAGGTGATCCGCAGCGTGCTGGAGCGCGAGTACCCGACGTTCACGTCGACGGCCGGCGTGCTCACCGCCAACGCCGACCTCGTGCCCAAGCCGTTCGGGCGCCTGCCGATGCTCGTCACCGGAAGCAGCGGGCAGCCGCTGCCGTGGATCGCCGGGCACGCCGACGGCTGGATCACCTATCCCCGCGGCATCGACCGCCAAGCCGAAACAGTGGAGCGCTGGCGCGGCGAGGTCAATGCCGCCAGGCCGGGCGCCTTCAAGCCGTTCGTGCAATCGCTCTACGTCGACCTCGCCGACGATCCGCACCTGCCGCCGACGCCCATCCACCTCGGCTTCAGGGCGGGGCAGCACTTCCTGCTGCGCTTTCTCGACTCGCTGCGCGTCGTCGGCGTCAACCACGTCATCCTCAACTTCAAGTACGGCGCGCGGCCGGCGTCCGAGGTGCTCGAGGAGATCGGCACCGAGGTGTTGCCGCCCCTGGCCTACGCGCAGGGCGACAAGCCTGTCGGCGGCGAGCTGGAACCGAGCGATGCGGAGGTCGACGACGACACGCTCGCGCGGCAGCATTGA
- a CDS encoding GYD domain-containing protein: MITYVGLMSFTDKGLQSIKDTTKRAAAAKEAAKKFGVTMRELVWTQGEYDLVSIVEGEDEKALSAFTLAIAMQGNIRFQSLRAFTSSEMDEILAKLP, translated from the coding sequence ATGATCACCTACGTTGGCCTGATGAGCTTTACCGACAAGGGCCTGCAATCGATCAAGGACACGACCAAGCGCGCAGCGGCCGCGAAAGAAGCGGCGAAGAAGTTCGGGGTCACTATGCGCGAACTTGTGTGGACCCAGGGCGAGTACGACCTTGTCTCCATCGTCGAGGGCGAAGACGAGAAGGCGCTATCGGCGTTCACGCTCGCAATCGCCATGCAGGGCAACATCCGATTCCAATCGCTTCGCGCGTTTACGAGCAGCGAGATGGACGAGATCCTCGCCAAGCTTCCGTAG